In Nonomuraea sp. NBC_00507, the following are encoded in one genomic region:
- a CDS encoding SLC13 family permease, with protein sequence MSSEVVALVVLVLVFVVAGVRSINMGALALVAAFVVGTTVFGVEVADVLGGFPANLFVILVGVTYLFALAKNNGTVDWIVHKSIVAVRGRVALVPWVMFLVCAAITAIGAASPAAVALVAPVAMGFATRYRINPVLMGVLVVQGATGGSFSPIGIFGAITTGVVSKSGLASSPAILFLSAMGACALISLIAFAFLGGRELLRRGREAAETEAMVLAEAGAGSAGAGRETRRRSGHGGTGDDDLSRLDAPRALTLAGLLALGVGALAFGLDVGFLALAVAVTLTLIFPSAARGAVDKISWGTVLLIGGIVTYVSLLEDQGTVKWLGDGVAHVGTPLVAAFLICLIGAVVSAFASTTGILGALIPLAVPFLQTGQVSAIGLIAALAISSSVVDCSPFSTNGALVVANSDITVRDEVFKRLMAWGMTIVVVAPVLSWAALVLPGWLA encoded by the coding sequence GTGTCATCCGAAGTCGTCGCACTGGTCGTGCTGGTGCTGGTGTTCGTGGTAGCCGGTGTCAGATCCATCAACATGGGTGCGCTGGCCCTGGTGGCCGCGTTCGTCGTGGGCACCACCGTGTTCGGCGTGGAAGTGGCCGACGTGCTCGGCGGCTTCCCGGCGAACCTGTTCGTCATCCTGGTCGGGGTCACGTACCTGTTCGCGCTCGCCAAGAACAACGGCACCGTCGACTGGATCGTGCACAAGTCGATCGTCGCGGTCCGCGGCCGCGTCGCCCTGGTGCCGTGGGTGATGTTCTTGGTGTGCGCAGCGATCACCGCGATCGGCGCAGCCAGCCCGGCGGCCGTGGCCCTCGTGGCACCGGTGGCGATGGGTTTCGCGACCCGGTACCGGATCAATCCCGTGCTGATGGGCGTGCTGGTGGTCCAGGGAGCTACGGGCGGAAGCTTCTCACCGATCGGCATCTTCGGCGCGATCACCACAGGGGTGGTCAGCAAGAGCGGGCTTGCGAGCAGCCCGGCCATCCTGTTCCTCAGCGCGATGGGTGCGTGCGCGCTGATCAGCCTGATCGCCTTCGCTTTCCTCGGCGGCCGGGAGCTGCTCCGGCGCGGGCGCGAAGCGGCCGAGACCGAGGCCATGGTGCTCGCGGAGGCCGGTGCGGGGTCGGCCGGTGCGGGGCGTGAGACGCGCCGCCGCTCTGGTCACGGGGGAACGGGCGATGACGACCTTTCCAGGCTCGACGCGCCCCGTGCGCTCACACTGGCCGGCCTGCTCGCCCTCGGGGTGGGAGCCCTGGCTTTCGGGCTGGACGTCGGCTTCCTCGCGCTGGCCGTGGCGGTCACGCTCACCCTGATCTTCCCCTCCGCCGCTCGGGGCGCGGTCGACAAGATCAGTTGGGGCACCGTGCTTCTCATCGGCGGCATCGTCACCTACGTCTCGCTGCTGGAGGATCAGGGCACGGTGAAATGGCTGGGCGACGGCGTCGCGCACGTCGGCACGCCGCTGGTGGCCGCGTTCCTGATCTGCCTGATCGGCGCGGTGGTGTCCGCGTTCGCCTCCACGACGGGGATCCTCGGCGCGCTCATCCCGCTCGCCGTGCCGTTCCTGCAGACGGGGCAGGTCAGCGCGATCGGACTGATCGCGGCGCTGGCGATCTCGTCCTCGGTGGTCGACTGCAGCCCGTTCTCCACCAACGGCGCGCTCGTCGTCGCCAACTCCGACATCACGGTCCGCGACGAGGTGTTCAAACGCCTGATGGCCTGGGGCATGACCATCGTCGTGGTTGCGCCCGTGCTGTCCTGGGCCGCTCTGGTCCTGCCCGGATGGCTGGCATGA
- a CDS encoding ABC transporter substrate-binding protein has protein sequence MYARRARGVVAALAVLALTTVAAACGGGASGGNASGGEAAGGGPAEVRLGFFPNITHATALVGVEKGLYAKHLGSGTTLKTSTFNAGPAAIEAVFSGAIDATYIGPNPAINAWSKSKGQAIKIVAGAASGGVFLVVKPGINTPEDLKGKKIATPQLGNTQDVALRYWLTEKGIKTDTKGGGEVSIVPQENSQTVQTFATGDIDGAWVPEPFASRLIEESGGKVLVDERDLWPNKQFVITHLIVRQEFAKEHPEAVRKLIEAHVEANAFINSDSAGAAQTANAALQKLTGKPLKPEVLDSAFKNITFTNDPIASSLVGSAEHATKVGLLDPVDLNGIYDLKILNEVLATKGQSPISDK, from the coding sequence ATGTACGCACGCAGGGCTCGCGGGGTGGTGGCCGCACTGGCCGTCCTGGCGCTCACGACCGTGGCGGCGGCCTGCGGTGGCGGCGCAAGCGGGGGTAACGCAAGCGGGGGCGAGGCCGCCGGCGGCGGGCCGGCGGAGGTGCGGCTCGGGTTCTTCCCGAACATCACCCACGCCACCGCTCTCGTCGGCGTCGAGAAGGGCCTGTACGCCAAGCACCTGGGAAGCGGCACGACGCTGAAGACCAGCACGTTCAACGCCGGCCCGGCGGCGATCGAGGCGGTCTTCTCCGGGGCGATCGACGCCACCTACATCGGTCCGAACCCCGCCATCAACGCCTGGTCCAAGTCCAAGGGGCAGGCCATCAAGATCGTCGCGGGGGCGGCATCAGGCGGCGTCTTCCTGGTGGTCAAACCGGGCATCAATACGCCGGAGGACCTCAAGGGCAAGAAGATCGCCACCCCGCAGCTCGGCAACACCCAGGACGTGGCGCTGCGCTACTGGCTGACCGAGAAGGGCATCAAAACCGACACCAAGGGTGGTGGCGAGGTCTCCATCGTGCCGCAGGAGAACTCCCAGACCGTTCAGACCTTCGCCACCGGCGACATCGACGGCGCCTGGGTGCCCGAGCCGTTCGCCAGCCGCCTCATCGAGGAGAGCGGCGGCAAAGTGCTGGTCGACGAGCGCGATCTGTGGCCGAACAAGCAGTTCGTGATCACCCATCTGATCGTCCGCCAGGAGTTCGCCAAGGAGCACCCTGAGGCCGTCCGAAAGCTCATTGAGGCGCACGTCGAGGCCAACGCCTTCATCAACTCCGACTCTGCAGGCGCCGCGCAGACCGCCAACGCCGCGCTGCAGAAGCTGACCGGCAAGCCGCTCAAGCCCGAGGTGCTCGACAGCGCGTTCAAGAACATCACTTTCACCAACGACCCGATCGCCTCCTCCCTCGTCGGCAGCGCCGAGCACGCCACCAAGGTCGGCCTGCTCGACCCGGTCGACCTGAACGGCATCTACGACCTGAAGATCCTCAACGAGGTCCTCGCCACCAAGGGGCAGTCCCCCATCTCGGACAAGTAA
- a CDS encoding putative sulfate exporter family transporter, whose amino-acid sequence MSKQPRSGAAATRFLEQGVPSWFEGNALAKAIEFPVYAIALGLLGNAVLTATGLRDRPAGGFRTEFFIKPGLVLLGASINLKVIVTAAGSVQAKREQLAYSASLVIAFALPSIFILPTLASLLGLSPEVAGAWIGGNIDTTAAVTAAGTIVGEDALAIATIVKITQNAPPTGRRWTASSPRCATSSPAPASSTCT is encoded by the coding sequence GTGAGCAAGCAGCCACGGTCGGGCGCCGCCGCCACGAGGTTCTTGGAGCAGGGCGTCCCGTCCTGGTTCGAGGGGAACGCGCTGGCCAAGGCCATCGAGTTTCCGGTGTACGCGATCGCGCTCGGCCTGCTCGGCAATGCCGTCCTGACCGCCACGGGGCTGCGGGATCGGCCGGCAGGCGGCTTCCGCACCGAGTTCTTCATCAAGCCGGGACTGGTCTTGCTTGGCGCCTCAATCAACCTCAAAGTGATCGTGACGGCGGCCGGGTCCGTACAGGCCAAGCGCGAGCAACTCGCCTACAGCGCCAGCCTGGTGATCGCCTTCGCGCTACCGTCCATATTCATCCTGCCGACGCTGGCATCCCTGCTCGGATTGAGCCCGGAGGTGGCCGGTGCCTGGATCGGCGGAAACATCGACACGACGGCCGCGGTGACGGCGGCGGGCACGATCGTCGGAGAGGACGCCCTGGCCATTGCGACCATCGTCAAGATCACCCAGAACGCGCCGCCTACCGGCAGGAGGTGGACCGCGTCATCGCCGAGGTGCGCTACTTCGTCGCCGGCTCCGGCATCTTCTACCTGCACGTGA
- a CDS encoding ABC transporter ATP-binding protein: protein MTAPLTEQAGSRNGGHQPAVRLEAVSKMYGQGKTGLLALDDVALDVAPGEFVCLLGASGCGKSTLLSLVAGLDAPTTGRIDVDRDRVALMFQEPALFPWLTVSANVEMALRAKSVARKERRARAAEFLEIVHLGGFGGKRPHELSGGMRQRVALARALAQDADVLLMDEPFGALDAMTRDLLHDELERIWRERALAVLFVTHNVREAVRLGDRVVLLSSRPGRVVEDFPVTLPRPRRTDSAEVAEQAAEITDRLRQEVLRHGR, encoded by the coding sequence ATGACCGCTCCACTGACGGAGCAGGCCGGCAGCCGCAACGGCGGGCACCAGCCCGCCGTGCGGCTGGAGGCCGTCTCCAAGATGTACGGCCAGGGCAAGACCGGCCTGCTGGCCCTCGATGACGTCGCCCTCGACGTGGCGCCGGGCGAGTTCGTCTGCCTGCTGGGGGCCTCAGGCTGCGGCAAGAGCACGCTGCTGTCGTTGGTCGCCGGGCTCGACGCGCCTACCACCGGCCGCATCGACGTCGACCGCGACCGGGTCGCGCTGATGTTCCAGGAGCCGGCGCTGTTCCCGTGGCTGACCGTCTCGGCGAATGTCGAGATGGCCCTGCGCGCCAAGAGCGTGGCCCGCAAGGAGCGCCGGGCCCGCGCGGCCGAGTTCCTGGAGATCGTGCACCTGGGCGGGTTCGGCGGCAAGCGCCCGCACGAGCTGTCCGGCGGCATGCGCCAGCGCGTCGCCCTGGCCCGCGCGCTCGCCCAGGACGCCGACGTGCTGCTGATGGACGAGCCCTTCGGCGCGCTGGATGCGATGACGCGCGACCTGCTCCACGACGAGCTGGAGCGCATCTGGCGCGAACGCGCCCTCGCCGTCCTGTTCGTCACCCACAACGTCCGCGAGGCCGTCCGGCTCGGCGACCGGGTCGTGCTGCTGTCCAGCCGACCGGGGCGGGTGGTCGAGGACTTCCCTGTGACGCTGCCCCGGCCCCGCCGCACCGACTCGGCCGAGGTGGCGGAGCAGGCCGCTGAGATCACCGACCGGCTGCGCCAGGAGGTCCTGCGTCATGGCCGTTGA
- a CDS encoding RrF2 family transcriptional regulator, which yields MRISARTQYALRAAAELAAAPPGPVPADKIAAAQGIPRKFLDNILLQLRRAGLLHSQRGPEGGYWLARPAAEITLADIIAVVEGVPEGSDHGGYPGVARPLADVWSALRDHEQALLAEITLAHVAKGSLPEPSEN from the coding sequence ATGCGGATCTCCGCCCGAACTCAATACGCCCTGCGCGCCGCCGCCGAACTCGCCGCGGCGCCGCCAGGGCCTGTGCCGGCCGACAAGATCGCAGCAGCTCAGGGGATTCCCCGCAAGTTCCTCGACAACATCCTGCTCCAGCTCCGCCGCGCCGGTCTCCTGCACAGCCAGCGCGGCCCCGAGGGTGGCTACTGGCTGGCCCGTCCCGCCGCCGAGATCACGCTGGCTGACATCATCGCCGTGGTCGAAGGCGTACCCGAGGGGAGCGACCACGGCGGGTACCCGGGCGTGGCCAGACCGCTGGCGGATGTGTGGAGCGCCTTACGCGACCACGAGCAAGCCCTGCTCGCCGAGATCACCCTCGCCCACGTCGCGAAGGGCTCGCTGCCCGAGCCATCGGAAAACTGA
- a CDS encoding FadR/GntR family transcriptional regulator: MTKKRQQTTATPGRLQRPRLYEQLADHIASFIEAQGLSPGDRLPPERLLAAELGVSRATLSRALVALEVQGRVEVQHGNGAVVLPPTSQDADPDLPPVLEGRDAVEIAQARAAVMAGLARGAAAHPDRSLRLALLGPDGRPVEFADVWQHVRRLAGPGLLADLDDLLSSAMPREDGTVVSTSRLHSLAHAVVAGDGDAAATACAHLFEADDDHQQAGLPPAPVAPG; this comes from the coding sequence GTGACCAAGAAGCGTCAGCAGACCACCGCCACACCTGGTCGCCTTCAGCGTCCGCGGTTGTACGAGCAACTCGCCGACCACATCGCGAGCTTCATCGAAGCCCAGGGGCTCTCCCCAGGGGACCGGCTGCCTCCAGAACGCCTGCTGGCCGCCGAGCTCGGCGTCAGCCGTGCGACCCTGAGCCGTGCCCTGGTGGCGCTCGAGGTCCAGGGCCGGGTGGAGGTGCAGCACGGCAACGGCGCCGTGGTGCTCCCACCCACTTCACAGGATGCGGATCCGGACCTGCCGCCAGTGCTGGAGGGCCGCGACGCGGTCGAGATCGCCCAGGCGCGCGCGGCCGTGATGGCGGGGCTCGCCCGTGGCGCGGCCGCGCACCCGGACCGAAGCCTGCGCCTGGCCCTGCTGGGGCCGGACGGCCGGCCCGTCGAGTTCGCCGACGTCTGGCAGCACGTACGCCGGCTCGCCGGTCCTGGCCTGCTGGCGGACCTCGACGATCTCCTGTCGAGCGCCATGCCGCGTGAAGACGGAACCGTCGTCTCGACCAGCCGGCTGCATTCGCTGGCCCACGCCGTGGTCGCCGGCGACGGCGATGCCGCCGCAACCGCCTGTGCACACCTTTTCGAAGCCGACGATGACCACCAGCAGGCCGGCCTGCCGCCGGCACCCGTGGCGCCCGGCTAG
- a CDS encoding carboxyl transferase domain-containing protein translates to MTRLTARELIELAVDGFECWDQPLGPATDPDVAAAREQTGLDEAVITGAGRLRGRRVAVIACEFGFLAGSIGVATAERLVAAVERATRERLPLLAAPTSGGTRMQEGTVAFLQMVKISAAIVHHKAAGLPYLVYLRNPTFGGVFASWGSLGHITVAEPGARIGFLGPRVYEALYGEPFPEGVQVAENLYRHGLIDAVLPPEALADVTDRALRILLPRADSPPETADPLEEPLPDVPAWESITVSRRPDRPGVRQLLRYAATDVLPLYGTGAGEKDSGLLLALARFGNAPCVLLGQDRRGQTATSPMGPAALREARRGMRLAHELNLPLVTVIDTPGAALSSEAEEGGMAGEIARCLAELVTLEAPTLSLLLGQGSGGGALALIPCDRVLVAQHGWLSPLPPEGASAIVHRDTRHAPQTAAAQGVRSADLVANGIADRIIPEHPDAADESQEFCRRAGRELERQLLQVLRADPAERLAARLKRYRTLGTAGRPV, encoded by the coding sequence GTGACCCGGCTGACCGCGCGCGAGCTGATCGAACTCGCGGTCGACGGCTTCGAATGCTGGGATCAGCCGCTCGGCCCGGCGACCGATCCCGACGTCGCCGCGGCGCGCGAGCAGACCGGCCTGGACGAGGCCGTGATCACCGGAGCGGGCCGGCTTCGCGGCCGCCGCGTCGCGGTGATCGCCTGCGAGTTCGGCTTCCTCGCCGGATCCATCGGGGTCGCCACAGCGGAACGCCTGGTGGCCGCGGTGGAGCGGGCCACCAGGGAGCGGCTTCCGCTGCTGGCGGCGCCGACCTCCGGCGGCACCAGGATGCAGGAGGGTACGGTCGCGTTCCTGCAGATGGTGAAGATCTCCGCGGCGATCGTGCACCACAAGGCCGCGGGCCTGCCGTACTTGGTCTATCTGCGGAATCCGACCTTTGGCGGCGTGTTCGCCTCATGGGGCTCGCTCGGTCACATCACGGTCGCCGAGCCGGGCGCGCGGATCGGCTTCCTCGGTCCACGCGTCTACGAGGCCCTGTACGGTGAGCCGTTCCCGGAAGGCGTCCAGGTCGCGGAGAACCTGTACCGGCACGGCCTCATCGACGCCGTGCTGCCGCCCGAGGCACTGGCCGACGTCACGGACCGCGCACTGCGCATCCTGCTCCCGCGTGCGGACAGCCCGCCCGAGACCGCGGACCCGCTGGAGGAGCCCTTGCCCGACGTGCCCGCCTGGGAATCGATCACCGTCTCCCGGCGGCCCGACCGGCCCGGCGTCCGGCAACTGCTCCGGTACGCCGCAACGGACGTGCTGCCGCTGTACGGAACCGGCGCGGGGGAGAAGGACTCCGGCCTGCTGCTGGCGCTGGCCCGCTTCGGCAACGCGCCGTGCGTGCTGCTCGGCCAGGACCGGCGAGGCCAGACGGCCACGAGCCCGATGGGACCGGCCGCGCTCCGCGAGGCGCGCCGCGGCATGCGACTGGCACACGAGCTCAACCTGCCGCTTGTCACCGTCATCGACACTCCGGGCGCGGCCTTGTCCAGCGAGGCGGAGGAGGGCGGGATGGCCGGGGAGATCGCCCGCTGCCTGGCCGAACTCGTCACCCTCGAAGCGCCGACGCTCTCCTTGCTGCTCGGGCAGGGCAGCGGCGGAGGCGCCCTCGCGCTCATCCCGTGTGACCGGGTGCTCGTCGCGCAGCACGGCTGGCTCTCCCCGCTGCCTCCGGAGGGCGCGAGCGCCATCGTCCACCGCGACACGCGGCACGCTCCTCAGACGGCGGCGGCGCAGGGCGTCCGGTCCGCCGACCTGGTCGCCAACGGCATCGCCGACCGGATCATCCCCGAGCATCCCGACGCCGCCGACGAGTCGCAGGAGTTCTGCCGGCGGGCGGGGCGCGAACTCGAACGCCAACTCCTCCAGGTGCTGCGGGCCGACCCCGCCGAGCGCCTCGCCGCCCGCCTCAAGCGCTATCGCACCCTCGGCACCGCCGGTCGCCCGGTCTGA
- a CDS encoding ABC transporter permease → MAVDTHARQIAGLDALELADRRRAGLATRAWSGLWPVASAIAITLLAWQAVVLAGWWPEYVFAGPVTTLTELGHRLGEAEFYQAVAVTMRRAVTGFAAAIAVGLVVGALVSRIRPLRRAVGSLITGLQTMPSIAWFPLAILLFGLSESAILFVVVLGAAPSVANGLIAGVDYTPPILLRAGHMLGFRRLALYRHVILPASLPSFLAGLKQGWAFAWRSLMAGELLVIIANRPSLGEQLHFARELADSAGLLATMIVILAIGILIDRLFGAADGALRRRWGLHQVTN, encoded by the coding sequence ATGGCCGTTGACACCCACGCCCGGCAGATCGCCGGGCTCGACGCCCTCGAACTCGCCGACCGCCGACGTGCAGGCCTGGCCACGCGCGCCTGGTCGGGGCTGTGGCCGGTGGCCTCGGCGATCGCCATCACCCTCCTCGCCTGGCAGGCGGTGGTCCTGGCCGGCTGGTGGCCGGAGTACGTCTTCGCCGGCCCGGTGACCACCCTGACCGAGCTGGGCCACCGCCTCGGGGAGGCCGAGTTCTACCAGGCCGTCGCGGTCACCATGCGCCGCGCCGTGACCGGCTTCGCGGCGGCCATCGCCGTCGGACTCGTCGTCGGCGCCCTTGTCTCGCGTATCCGGCCGCTGCGCCGGGCCGTCGGGTCGCTGATCACCGGGTTGCAGACCATGCCGTCCATCGCCTGGTTCCCGCTCGCCATCTTGTTGTTCGGGCTGAGCGAGAGTGCGATCCTCTTCGTCGTCGTGCTCGGCGCCGCTCCTTCCGTCGCCAACGGCCTGATCGCCGGCGTCGACTACACCCCGCCGATCCTGCTGCGGGCCGGGCACATGCTGGGCTTCCGCCGCCTCGCCCTGTACCGGCACGTCATCCTGCCCGCCTCGCTGCCGTCCTTCCTGGCGGGGCTCAAGCAGGGCTGGGCGTTCGCCTGGCGCTCCCTGATGGCCGGCGAACTGCTCGTCATCATCGCCAACAGGCCCTCCCTGGGGGAACAGTTGCACTTCGCCCGCGAACTGGCCGACTCGGCCGGCCTGCTCGCCACCATGATCGTCATCCTGGCCATCGGCATCCTCATCGACCGCCTCTTCGGCGCAGCCGACGGCGCGTTGCGGCGCCGCTGGGGCCTGCACCAGGTCACCAACTGA
- a CDS encoding sulfite exporter TauE/SafE family protein codes for MRALILLGLVGFAAQLVDGSLGMAYGVTSSTLLLAVGTNAAAASATVHLAEIGTTLASGISHWRFGNVDWKVVARIGIPGALGAFAGATFLSSLSTEIAAPVMSIILLTLGVYILVRFTAFGLPRGNLGKPLRKRFLAPLGLLGGFVDATGGGGWGPVGTPAILASGRLAPRKVIGSVDASEFLVAIAASVGFFVGIGSENIDFAWVAVLLLGGVIAAPIAAWLVRHIPPRILGSAVGGVIVLTNIRTLLRSDWIDASGAVQTVAYLAIAVIWAGAIAYSVREYRRDKAHESVEAIETDLRVRTAEEEQASA; via the coding sequence GTGCGAGCGCTCATCCTGCTCGGCCTGGTCGGGTTCGCGGCCCAGCTCGTCGACGGCAGCCTCGGCATGGCCTACGGGGTCACCTCCAGCACGCTGCTGCTGGCCGTCGGCACCAACGCGGCCGCGGCCTCGGCCACCGTGCACCTGGCCGAGATCGGCACCACGCTCGCCTCGGGCATCTCCCACTGGCGCTTCGGCAACGTGGACTGGAAGGTCGTCGCCAGGATCGGCATCCCCGGCGCGCTCGGCGCCTTCGCCGGCGCGACGTTCCTGTCCAGCCTGTCCACCGAGATCGCCGCGCCGGTCATGTCGATCATCCTGCTGACCCTCGGCGTCTACATCCTCGTCCGCTTCACCGCCTTCGGGCTGCCGCGCGGCAACCTCGGCAAGCCGCTGCGCAAGCGCTTCCTGGCCCCGCTCGGCCTGCTGGGCGGCTTCGTCGACGCCACCGGCGGTGGCGGCTGGGGCCCGGTCGGCACCCCCGCCATCCTGGCCAGCGGCCGGCTGGCACCCCGCAAGGTGATCGGCTCCGTCGACGCCAGCGAGTTCCTCGTCGCGATCGCCGCCAGCGTCGGCTTCTTCGTCGGCATCGGCTCGGAGAACATCGACTTCGCCTGGGTCGCCGTCCTGCTGCTCGGCGGCGTCATCGCCGCGCCGATCGCGGCCTGGCTGGTCCGCCACATCCCGCCGCGCATCCTCGGCTCGGCCGTGGGCGGCGTGATCGTCCTGACCAACATCCGCACCCTGCTGCGCAGCGACTGGATCGACGCCTCCGGCGCCGTCCAGACCGTCGCCTACCTCGCCATCGCGGTGATCTGGGCCGGTGCCATCGCCTACTCGGTGCGCGAATACCGCCGCGACAAGGCCCACGAGTCTGTCGAGGCGATCGAGACCGACCTGCGCGTCCGGACCGCCGAGGAGGAGCAGGCCTCGGCATGA
- a CDS encoding CaiB/BaiF CoA transferase family protein has protein sequence MSAGPLAGYVVVDLTRALAGPHAGMMLGDLGARVIKVESPGTGDDTRGWGPPFVAGESTYFLSCNRNKQSIALDLKGEDGRATLEALVRKADVLLENFRTGVLDRLGFTTARLLELNPRLVVLSITGFGHDGPEAGRAGYDQIAQGEVGLMSLTGSGPDDPQRVGVPIGDLLAGMYGAFGVVSALLERERTGRGQVVRTSLLASIVGVHAFQGTRWTVAGEVGRAQGNHHPSIAPYGLFRCRDGAVQIAVGSESLWQRFCAGFGLDPQEPGMAVNAERVAAGPTLVARIEEVFAGFDGDELLARLAEIGVPAGRVRGLDEVYAWEQTRAQGLLIEVEHPHLGTVALPGPPLRFFEAARPDGERETTRADHAAPPLLNADEQAIRSWLEGT, from the coding sequence ATGAGCGCAGGGCCGCTGGCGGGATACGTCGTCGTCGATCTCACCAGAGCGCTCGCCGGGCCGCATGCCGGGATGATGCTGGGCGATCTCGGGGCTCGGGTGATCAAGGTGGAGTCGCCCGGCACCGGCGACGACACGCGCGGCTGGGGACCGCCGTTCGTGGCGGGCGAATCGACGTACTTCCTGTCCTGCAACCGCAACAAGCAGTCGATCGCGCTGGACCTGAAGGGCGAGGACGGCCGGGCGACTCTGGAGGCGCTGGTCCGCAAGGCGGACGTGCTGCTGGAGAACTTCCGCACCGGCGTGCTCGACCGGCTCGGGTTCACCACCGCCCGGCTGCTCGAGCTGAACCCGCGGCTGGTGGTGCTCTCGATCACCGGGTTCGGGCACGACGGGCCGGAGGCGGGCCGGGCCGGCTACGACCAGATCGCGCAGGGCGAAGTGGGCCTGATGTCGCTGACCGGGTCCGGGCCTGATGATCCGCAGCGGGTGGGGGTGCCGATCGGCGACCTGCTGGCCGGCATGTACGGCGCGTTCGGCGTCGTGTCCGCCCTGCTGGAGCGGGAACGGACAGGACGGGGCCAAGTCGTGCGGACGTCCTTGCTCGCGAGCATCGTCGGCGTGCACGCCTTCCAGGGCACCCGGTGGACCGTCGCCGGCGAGGTCGGTCGCGCGCAGGGCAACCATCATCCGTCGATCGCGCCGTACGGGCTGTTCCGCTGCCGGGACGGCGCGGTGCAGATCGCAGTGGGGAGCGAGAGCCTGTGGCAGCGGTTCTGCGCCGGATTCGGGCTCGATCCGCAGGAGCCGGGGATGGCGGTGAACGCCGAGCGGGTGGCGGCCGGGCCGACGCTGGTGGCGCGGATCGAGGAGGTTTTCGCCGGTTTCGATGGCGATGAGCTGCTGGCGCGGCTCGCCGAGATCGGCGTGCCCGCCGGCCGCGTACGCGGCCTGGACGAGGTGTACGCGTGGGAGCAGACCCGCGCGCAGGGGCTGCTCATCGAGGTCGAGCACCCTCACCTCGGGACGGTTGCGCTGCCGGGGCCGCCGTTGCGGTTCTTCGAGGCGGCCAGGCCGGACGGAGAGCGGGAGACCACCCGCGCCGACCATGCCGCCCCGCCCTTGCTCAACGCCGACGAGCAGGCGATCCGATCCTGGCTGGAGGGCACGTGA
- a CDS encoding TauD/TfdA dioxygenase family protein, with product MSSLSIAPVAGRIGAQITGVRLGGDLTADLVAEIRQALLRHKVIFFRDQDHLDERSQVAFASLLGEPTAAHPTVPALDGNTHILDLDYRNGHKVDRWHTDVTFVDRPPLASVLRAVTVPDSGGDTLWTNTVTAYEHLPTELRALLDRLRAVHTNAYDYARLAGADDRSREYAKVFASTVFETEHPVVRVHPETGERSILLGDFAKHLVGLSKSTSAALIRLIQEHVTEVENTVRWRWAPGDVAIWDNRATQHRVVHDFGDRPRRLHRVTIAGDVPVGVDARPSLALAGDAAAYSPIAA from the coding sequence ATGTCATCCCTGTCCATCGCCCCTGTAGCCGGTCGCATAGGCGCCCAGATCACCGGCGTGCGGCTCGGCGGCGACCTAACCGCCGACCTGGTCGCGGAGATCCGCCAGGCCCTGCTGCGCCACAAGGTGATCTTCTTTCGCGACCAGGACCACCTCGACGAGCGCAGCCAGGTTGCCTTCGCCAGTCTCCTCGGCGAGCCGACCGCTGCCCACCCGACCGTGCCCGCGCTCGACGGCAACACCCACATCCTCGACCTGGACTACCGCAACGGTCACAAGGTGGACCGCTGGCACACCGACGTCACGTTCGTGGACCGGCCGCCGCTGGCCTCCGTCCTGCGAGCCGTCACCGTCCCCGACTCGGGCGGCGACACGCTCTGGACCAACACCGTCACGGCCTACGAGCACCTGCCCACCGAGTTGCGCGCCCTGCTCGACCGGCTGCGCGCGGTGCACACCAACGCCTACGACTACGCCCGCCTGGCCGGCGCCGACGACCGGAGCCGCGAGTACGCCAAGGTGTTCGCCTCGACGGTGTTCGAAACGGAGCACCCGGTCGTGCGCGTGCACCCAGAGACCGGCGAACGCTCGATCCTGCTCGGCGACTTCGCCAAACACCTGGTAGGCCTGTCCAAGTCCACCTCGGCCGCCCTGATCCGGCTGATCCAGGAGCACGTCACCGAGGTGGAGAACACCGTCCGCTGGCGCTGGGCGCCCGGCGACGTGGCCATCTGGGACAACCGGGCCACCCAGCACCGGGTGGTGCACGACTTCGGCGACCGGCCGCGCCGCCTGCACCGGGTCACCATCGCCGGCGACGTGCCGGTCGGGGTGGACGCGCGGCCCAGCCTGGCGCTGGCGGGTGATGCCGCCGCGTACTCACCGATCGCCGCCTGA